In the genome of Cryptomeria japonica chromosome 8, Sugi_1.0, whole genome shotgun sequence, one region contains:
- the LOC131045360 gene encoding uncharacterized protein LOC131045360, producing MCFRSDEFFDFYENYGIALSYSSPYHPQGNGQAKSSNNFFLKIIKRILGNNKKAWDLKLVLAVWANRVTVKKSIGFAPYELLYGKGARLPLSNLLLVYKFVTEEVSEEVNFMEDRLMALAELDECRREAQERNLQRQQMVKAFHDKKACDRSFKEGEWVLKWNAKDQDKGKHGKFDALWLEPFIISKKGG from the coding sequence atgtgcttCAGATCAGATGAGTTCTTTGATTTCTATGAAAACTATGGTATTgctttgtcatattcatcaccttatcatcctcagggaaatggacagGCAAAATcgagcaataatttttttttgaagattatcaaaaggataTTAGGTAATAATAAGAAGGCATGGGATTTAAAATTGGTTTTAGCAGTATGGGCTAACAGAGTGACAGTTAAGAAATCCATAGGATTCGCCCCATATGAGCTGTTATATGGCAAAGGAGCGCGATTACCCTTAAGCAATTTGCTCCTAGTTTACAAATTTGTTACAGAGGAAGTTTcagaagaagtaaactttatggAAGACAGGTTGATGGCCttggctgagttggatgaatgtagaaggGAAGCTCAGGAAAGaaacctacaaagacaacaaatggtAAAGGCTTTTCATGATAAGAAGGCATGTGACAGGTCTTTTAAAGAAGGGGAATGGGTgttaaaatggaatgccaaagatcAGGATAAAGGGAAGCATGGCAAGTTCGATGCACTCTGGCTAGAACCTTTCATTATTTCAAAAAAAGGTGGATAA